One genomic segment of Chelonia mydas isolate rCheMyd1 chromosome 1, rCheMyd1.pri.v2, whole genome shotgun sequence includes these proteins:
- the UBE2N gene encoding ubiquitin-conjugating enzyme E2 N — protein sequence MAGLPRRIIKETQRLLAEPVPGIKAEPDESNARYFHVVIAGPQDSPFEGGTFKLELFLPEEYPMAAPKVRFMTKIYHPNVDKLGRICLDILKDKWSPALQIRTVLLSIQALLSAPNPDDPLANDVAEQWKTNEAQAIETARAWTRLYAMNNI from the exons gaaaCCCAGCGCTTGCTGGCAGAACCAGTCCCTGGGATAAAAGCAGAGCCAGATGAGAGCAACGCACGTTATTTTCATGTGGTCATTGCAGGTCCACAGGATTCCCCCTTTGAGGGTGGGACATTTAAACTTGAACTATTCCTTCCAGAAGAATATCCAATGGCAGCTCCTAAAGTACGTTTCATGACCAAAATTTATCACCCTAATGTAGACAAGTTGGGAAGAATATGTTTAGATATTTTGAAAG ATAAATGGTCCCCAGCTTTGCAGATCCGTACAGTTCTGCTATCAATCCAGGCTTTGCTAAGCGCTCCCAATCCAGATGATCCTTTAGCAAATGATGTAGCAGAGCAGTGGAAGACCAATGAAGCCCAAGCCATAGAAACAG cCAGAGCATGGACTAGGCTATATGCCATGAATAATATTTAA